The proteins below are encoded in one region of Aequorivita iocasae:
- a CDS encoding T9SS type A sorting domain-containing protein, with translation MKHLLLTLTLLTSFFASGQIVNIPDTNFKNALLNHNPVIDTNGDGEIQYSEAEAVEILYVLEKAIIDLTGIETFENLKELNCQSNFLNELNISSNISLERLICYNNNIQVLNISNNPLLQILQISSNNLTTISASNNANLEEINCDNNNLTTIDVSQFPNITNISCSDNNIVGLDVSNNQFLEILWCFGNEISELDVSQNPNVRFLWVSNNELTNLNLENNLLLETFYAVENPISNFDFSSNINLRVLNISNTLITELDLSNNPELCNIKVRNIPSLEYINLKNGNTEVLGGGCTQDALSLTNNPNLQFICVEDAQYAANNFTDIPPLATFVEDCTIANGDLNHITGTVKYDDENNGCDGGDVGVGRLLVNTTDGTNNFATTTINTGDYNLTVAENTYTTTVLGLSPYFSLSPAQAVDTFVGFNQTEIADFCIAPTTTANDLAVTLVPLNAARPGFEASYKLVYENVGTTQLSGNVELDFDGMLVTFVEATPTETSINGNTISWDYSNLNPFETRSIEVVFEVAQPPIVESGDVLPYIARVNPVSGDAAPDDNVFQLNQIAVNSFDPNDKQVLEGYQVLIDDADEYLHYVVRFQNMGTANAINVRVQDALDEKLDWTTFKVLDASHAMKTQLVNGSIDFIFDNINLPTASSDPEGSQGFVAFKVKPVSTVQLNDVVANAADIYFDFNAAIVTNTVFTTFVDELAVADFESLKVVAFPNPANDILNIQAEGSISSIEIVNILGQTLLTSKGNSNREQIDISGLSAGNYFVRIVAGNVSSVLRIVKK, from the coding sequence ATGAAACACCTACTACTCACCCTAACCCTGCTTACCTCTTTTTTTGCCAGCGGCCAGATAGTAAACATACCCGATACCAATTTTAAAAATGCATTGCTAAACCATAACCCTGTTATTGATACCAATGGGGATGGGGAGATACAATATAGTGAGGCAGAGGCTGTAGAAATTTTATATGTACTAGAGAAGGCTATTATTGATTTAACTGGTATAGAGACTTTTGAGAATTTGAAAGAATTAAATTGTCAAAGCAATTTTTTAAACGAATTAAATATTTCTTCTAATATAAGCCTAGAAAGACTTATTTGCTATAATAATAATATTCAAGTATTAAATATTTCCAACAACCCATTATTGCAGATTCTGCAAATTAGTTCAAATAACTTAACAACAATTAGTGCATCAAACAATGCTAATTTGGAAGAAATCAATTGTGATAATAATAATTTAACTACAATTGATGTTTCCCAATTTCCAAATATTACAAATATTAGTTGTAGTGATAATAATATAGTTGGATTGGACGTGAGTAATAATCAATTTCTTGAAATATTATGGTGCTTTGGAAATGAAATTAGTGAGTTAGATGTTTCTCAAAACCCAAATGTTCGATTTTTATGGGTCTCCAATAATGAATTAACGAATTTGAATCTTGAAAATAATTTACTTTTAGAAACATTTTATGCCGTAGAAAACCCTATAAGTAATTTCGACTTTTCTTCAAATATAAATTTAAGAGTGCTCAACATTTCGAACACCTTAATTACTGAATTAGATCTATCTAATAATCCTGAATTATGTAATATAAAGGTTAGAAATATCCCATCTTTGGAATATATAAATTTAAAAAATGGAAATACTGAGGTATTAGGAGGGGGGTGTACTCAGGATGCACTATCTTTAACAAACAACCCCAACCTCCAATTTATCTGCGTAGAAGACGCCCAATACGCCGCAAACAACTTTACAGATATTCCACCCTTGGCAACCTTTGTTGAGGATTGCACAATCGCCAACGGCGACCTAAACCATATAACAGGCACCGTAAAATACGATGACGAAAACAACGGCTGCGATGGTGGCGATGTTGGGGTTGGTAGGTTGCTTGTAAACACTACGGATGGCACCAACAATTTTGCAACCACTACAATAAACACAGGCGATTACAACCTTACCGTAGCAGAGAATACTTATACCACTACTGTTTTGGGGCTTTCGCCTTACTTTTCATTAAGTCCGGCGCAGGCGGTTGATACTTTTGTAGGTTTTAACCAAACCGAGATTGCTGATTTTTGTATCGCGCCAACCACCACCGCCAATGACCTTGCGGTAACCCTTGTGCCACTAAATGCTGCCCGACCCGGATTTGAGGCCAGCTATAAACTGGTCTATGAAAACGTGGGCACTACCCAACTGAGCGGCAATGTAGAACTGGATTTTGATGGAATGCTTGTAACGTTTGTAGAGGCTACGCCTACGGAAACTTCCATAAACGGAAATACTATTTCTTGGGATTACAGCAACCTAAACCCTTTTGAAACCCGTAGTATTGAAGTGGTTTTTGAAGTGGCGCAACCGCCCATTGTTGAAAGTGGCGATGTGCTGCCCTATATTGCAAGGGTAAATCCCGTAAGTGGCGATGCCGCACCTGATGATAATGTTTTTCAGTTAAACCAAATTGCGGTAAACAGTTTTGACCCGAACGACAAGCAGGTATTGGAAGGCTATCAAGTATTGATTGATGATGCTGATGAATATCTACATTACGTGGTGCGCTTTCAAAATATGGGAACCGCGAATGCCATAAACGTACGCGTGCAGGATGCGCTGGATGAAAAACTGGACTGGACAACATTTAAGGTTCTCGATGCCAGCCACGCTATGAAAACACAGCTTGTAAATGGGTCGATAGATTTTATTTTTGACAATATCAACCTGCCCACGGCTTCTTCGGACCCTGAAGGAAGCCAAGGTTTTGTGGCGTTTAAAGTGAAACCCGTTTCCACGGTTCAACTTAACGATGTAGTGGCAAATGCTGCGGATATCTACTTTGACTTTAATGCGGCGATTGTAACCAATACCGTATTCACCACTTTTGTTGATGAATTGGCGGTTGCGGATTTTGAATCTTTAAAGGTTGTAGCATTTCCAAATCCCGCCAATGATATCCTTAATATTCAGGCAGAGGGTTCTATTTCTTCAATTGAGATTGTAAATATACTGGGGCAGACCTTACTTACTTCCAAAGGGAACAGTAATCGTGAACAAATTGATATTTCTGGACTAAGTGCTGGGAATTATTTTGTGCGTATTGTTGCAGGGAATGTTAGTAGTGTTTTGCGGATTGTGAAAAAATAA
- a CDS encoding S46 family peptidase, protein MKKLLICFLLATFVLPVQANEGMWFLMHIERLNYRDMQKMGLQLTPEEIYSINNSSLKDAIVQFNRGCTAEIISDSGLVLTNHHCGYSQIAELSTAENDYLTNGFWAGNYAEELKPKKLSVRFFVRMDDVSKRILGQVNDKMTEAEREAAINREIAKIEQENNEGGKYTVSVKSFYQGNEFYYFVYQDYNDVRLVGTPPASIGKFGGDTDNWEWPRHTGDFSLFRVYADKDGNPAEYSPNNVPLKPKYHLKTSLKGFEENDFAMILGYPGRTNRWMPAGGIQQNVDYAYPAWVEASKTSMDVMKKYMDKDQQVKLDYASSYASIANYWKNRQGMIDALTQHKTAESKRKEEKAFQKWASKKGNEKYANVIPVINNYYKNTNKASAHDNYLGLLLRTRMATIPYRLGNALDYYLQQNEAKQAEVKPQLEAEINDLYEGIYMPLEKDVLAAQLKLYSTKAENIAPMVARIATANNKSEAGWNDYLNTAFENSIFQSKEKVEAFMANPNAEVLRNDSLFQLSTDLLKRYRYESEEEKQLNNDFERAYRLMVQGMREMNPDAKYYPDANSTLRLTYGKVIALPEDKRNDAVKNYYTTLKGTIAKYQPGDDEFDMPQKLIDLYEKKDFGQYADDDGYLPVNFLTDNDITGGNSGSPVLNGKGELIGLAFDGNIEAMAGDVIFDDQLQRTINVDIRYVLFLIDKFAGASHIIDELTIVK, encoded by the coding sequence ATGAAAAAATTACTTATTTGCTTTCTCCTCGCTACTTTTGTATTGCCTGTTCAGGCCAATGAGGGTATGTGGTTTTTAATGCATATTGAAAGGTTAAACTACCGCGATATGCAAAAAATGGGGCTGCAGCTTACGCCCGAAGAAATTTATAGCATAAACAATTCCAGCCTTAAGGATGCCATTGTGCAATTTAACCGTGGGTGCACTGCTGAAATTATATCAGATAGCGGTTTGGTGCTTACCAACCACCATTGTGGCTACAGCCAAATTGCAGAACTTTCCACTGCGGAAAACGATTATTTGACCAATGGGTTTTGGGCGGGAAATTACGCTGAGGAATTAAAGCCAAAGAAACTTTCCGTTCGCTTTTTTGTACGTATGGATGATGTTTCAAAACGCATTTTGGGGCAGGTGAATGATAAAATGACTGAAGCCGAACGCGAAGCTGCCATAAACCGTGAAATCGCAAAGATTGAGCAGGAAAACAACGAGGGTGGAAAATATACCGTTTCTGTAAAATCCTTTTATCAGGGCAATGAGTTTTACTACTTCGTTTACCAAGATTATAATGATGTGCGATTGGTAGGTACACCGCCGGCAAGCATAGGGAAATTTGGAGGGGATACCGACAACTGGGAATGGCCAAGACATACAGGCGATTTTTCACTTTTTAGAGTGTATGCTGATAAAGACGGTAACCCTGCGGAATATTCACCAAACAATGTGCCCCTGAAACCCAAATACCACTTAAAAACTAGTTTGAAAGGTTTTGAGGAAAACGATTTTGCTATGATCCTTGGATACCCTGGAAGGACTAACCGTTGGATGCCCGCAGGCGGCATACAGCAAAACGTAGATTATGCGTATCCAGCTTGGGTGGAGGCTTCAAAAACCTCTATGGACGTAATGAAGAAATATATGGACAAGGATCAGCAAGTAAAACTTGACTATGCGTCAAGCTATGCGTCTATTGCCAATTATTGGAAAAATCGCCAGGGAATGATAGATGCGCTTACGCAACATAAAACTGCGGAAAGCAAACGAAAGGAAGAAAAAGCTTTTCAGAAATGGGCCTCCAAAAAAGGCAATGAAAAATATGCCAATGTGATACCCGTTATTAATAACTACTATAAAAATACCAATAAGGCTAGTGCACACGACAATTACTTGGGCTTGTTGTTGCGTACCCGTATGGCAACTATTCCTTACCGCTTGGGCAATGCACTGGATTATTATTTACAACAAAACGAAGCAAAACAAGCTGAGGTTAAGCCACAGCTAGAGGCGGAGATTAATGACCTTTATGAGGGTATCTATATGCCTTTAGAAAAAGATGTGCTTGCCGCCCAGTTGAAGCTTTATTCCACCAAAGCGGAAAATATTGCGCCTATGGTAGCGCGCATTGCAACTGCCAATAATAAAAGTGAAGCAGGATGGAATGACTATTTAAATACCGCTTTTGAAAACAGTATTTTTCAATCAAAGGAAAAAGTAGAAGCCTTTATGGCAAATCCCAATGCCGAAGTTTTAAGGAATGATTCTTTGTTCCAACTTTCCACAGATTTGCTGAAGCGCTACCGCTATGAGTCTGAAGAAGAAAAGCAATTGAACAATGACTTTGAACGTGCATACCGTTTGATGGTACAGGGAATGCGTGAGATGAATCCAGACGCCAAATACTATCCTGATGCAAATAGTACACTGCGCTTAACGTATGGAAAGGTAATTGCATTGCCGGAAGATAAGCGCAATGATGCTGTGAAAAATTACTACACAACATTGAAGGGGACTATTGCAAAATACCAACCGGGCGATGATGAATTTGATATGCCGCAAAAATTGATAGACTTATATGAGAAAAAAGATTTTGGTCAATATGCTGATGATGACGGCTATTTGCCAGTAAACTTTTTAACGGATAACGATATTACTGGTGGAAACTCTGGTTCGCCAGTGCTGAATGGCAAAGGTGAATTAATTGGATTGGCCTTTGATGGAAACATTGAAGCGATGGCGGGCGACGTTATTTTTGACGATCAACTGCAACGCACCATCAATGTAGATATTCGCTATGTATTGTTTTTAATAGACAAATTTGCAGGAGCGAGCCATATTATTGATGAATTGACGATAGTAAAATAA
- a CDS encoding DUF808 domain-containing protein, which translates to MASGIFAILDDIAALLDDVAMMSKVAAKKTAGILGDDLAVNAEKASGFASSREIPVLWAITKGSFLNKLIILPIAFLLSAFLPWAVTIILILGGLYLAYEGAEKIYEFFFPHTHVKESFVEEGLTEIEILAIEKERVKSAIVTDFILSLEIVIIALGTVVEEPIGTQIMVVSVIAILATVGVYGIVALIVRMDEAGFKLIKRSKTETSFSRKLGNLLVQALPKVIKSLSVIGTIALLLVSGGIFVHNVDFFHHLLPSLPSFLLEFAVGLIVGFICLGVVVIFKKLWRRVKGKSASV; encoded by the coding sequence ATGGCATCAGGAATTTTTGCAATACTGGATGATATAGCTGCACTGTTGGACGATGTGGCAATGATGAGCAAAGTGGCAGCCAAAAAAACGGCTGGCATTTTGGGTGATGACCTAGCGGTGAATGCCGAAAAGGCCTCTGGTTTTGCCTCTTCCCGTGAAATTCCTGTTCTCTGGGCAATTACCAAAGGCTCTTTTTTAAATAAATTGATTATTCTGCCCATAGCCTTTTTGCTGAGCGCTTTTTTACCTTGGGCAGTGACCATAATCTTAATTTTAGGGGGATTATATCTGGCTTATGAAGGGGCAGAGAAAATATATGAGTTCTTTTTTCCCCACACCCACGTGAAGGAATCTTTTGTAGAGGAGGGGCTTACCGAAATTGAAATTTTAGCCATTGAGAAAGAACGTGTAAAATCAGCAATTGTGACCGATTTTATCCTGTCATTAGAAATTGTGATTATAGCTTTGGGTACCGTGGTAGAAGAACCCATAGGCACCCAGATTATGGTAGTGAGCGTTATTGCAATTCTTGCCACGGTTGGAGTTTACGGTATTGTTGCACTTATTGTACGTATGGATGAAGCGGGTTTTAAATTGATAAAACGTAGTAAGACAGAAACTAGTTTTTCACGTAAGCTAGGAAATTTATTGGTACAAGCACTTCCAAAAGTTATTAAAAGTTTAAGCGTTATAGGTACCATAGCCTTATTATTGGTATCGGGCGGTATATTTGTACACAATGTAGATTTCTTCCATCATTTATTACCCTCATTGCCTTCCTTTCTTTTGGAATTTGCCGTGGGGCTTATTGTAGGTTTTATTTGTTTAGGTGTTGTGGTTATCTTCAAAAAACTTTGGCGAAGGGTAAAAGGGAAAAGTGCATCTGTCTAA
- a CDS encoding HYR domain-containing protein codes for MNKFYTLLFTLLIAATSSAQVLNETFDDNSGFVTSTPFFSDGAGDFFGLAVVEDFNGEPVPTQIKAYTGFTGGFLTGMDLDGEGASLPIFIEWNGLDIDGFTDLMFSGEFAEFFDAPGDIDDLDFLRIDYQIDGGGYQNLIWFEGADFTGGGGTANGNFREDTDFDGEGDGNVLTDAAQVFTKAITGTGAVLDLRLTVSVDSGDEDFAVDSFLITGTAPDTTPPVITCPAVIEQDNDAGICGAIVTFDPATATDDTDPNPVVVQTSGLASGSEFPVGVTTIEFTATDASGNSSTCTFTVTVIDAEIPEIVCPPTQTVMADSNDMYELPDYVGDGLVTITDNCATTFTTLQIPAAGTMVGVGTTNVIIEATDDAGNTAGCNFDVVVEPFLSVNDIALSQIVLYPNPAKSTVSVNATVESIIVYNVAGQKLMETSSNSFDVSELANGIYLVKITTAEGTAIKQLSVQ; via the coding sequence ATGAATAAATTTTACACTTTATTGTTTACATTACTTATTGCTGCCACTTCATCTGCGCAGGTTTTAAACGAAACCTTTGACGATAATAGTGGTTTTGTTACTTCAACACCTTTCTTTTCTGACGGTGCTGGAGATTTCTTCGGACTTGCCGTAGTGGAGGATTTTAACGGGGAGCCAGTTCCAACACAGATTAAGGCCTACACAGGGTTTACAGGTGGATTTTTAACTGGAATGGACCTGGATGGTGAAGGCGCCAGTTTGCCAATATTCATCGAATGGAACGGGCTAGACATAGATGGGTTTACCGATTTGATGTTTAGCGGTGAATTTGCTGAGTTTTTTGATGCTCCAGGCGATATTGATGATTTAGACTTTCTTCGCATAGATTATCAAATTGACGGTGGGGGTTACCAAAATCTTATCTGGTTTGAAGGAGCTGACTTTACCGGTGGCGGGGGAACTGCCAACGGAAACTTTAGAGAAGATACCGATTTTGATGGTGAGGGTGACGGAAATGTTTTAACAGATGCAGCACAAGTTTTTACCAAAGCTATAACAGGGACAGGGGCAGTACTTGACCTTCGTTTAACTGTTTCTGTGGATTCTGGTGATGAGGACTTTGCGGTTGACTCATTTTTGATTACAGGAACAGCCCCTGATACTACTCCTCCCGTAATTACTTGTCCTGCAGTTATTGAACAGGACAACGATGCGGGTATTTGTGGCGCTATTGTAACTTTTGATCCTGCAACTGCCACTGATGATACTGATCCTAACCCAGTAGTAGTTCAGACTTCAGGCCTTGCTAGTGGATCGGAGTTTCCAGTGGGAGTTACCACTATAGAATTTACAGCTACAGATGCTTCAGGTAATTCCAGCACTTGCACATTTACAGTTACTGTAATAGATGCAGAAATTCCAGAAATAGTATGCCCTCCTACACAAACTGTAATGGCAGATTCCAACGATATGTATGAGCTTCCAGATTACGTGGGCGATGGGTTGGTTACAATTACTGACAACTGCGCTACTACTTTTACAACACTTCAAATTCCTGCTGCGGGAACGATGGTGGGCGTAGGTACTACCAATGTAATCATTGAGGCCACAGACGATGCCGGAAACACTGCGGGCTGCAATTTTGACGTCGTGGTTGAACCATTTTTGAGTGTGAATGACATTGCACTTTCTCAAATTGTATTATATCCCAACCCAGCAAAATCAACAGTTAGTGTTAATGCAACTGTTGAAAGCATAATTGTTTATAATGTAGCTGGACAAAAACTTATGGAAACCAGCAGCAATAGTTTTGATGTTTCTGAATTGGCTAATGGTATTTATTTAGTGAAAATTACCACTGCCGAAGGCACTGCAATTAAGCAGTTGAGCGTTCAGTAA
- a CDS encoding TonB-dependent receptor — protein sequence MKKLYMLWLLLVIVGTSYGQTITITDAQNNEPVELVTLSANSKLYVTTNAKGKADVSAFKNAEKIEIRSLGYKTVVKSYSELEAEGFSLSLEISNLNLDEVVISGSRWRQSSDDVPSKIISISSKDVALQNPQTAADLLSISGKVFVQKSQQGGGSPMIRGFATSRLLYSVDGVRMNTAIFRSGNLQNVINLDPFAIEGTEVLFGPGSVIYGSDAIGGVMSFQTLTTRLSLTESPLVTGKANVRYSSANNEKTGHFDVNLGFKNWAFVTSITSWDYDHLRQGSHGPEEYIKDYYVQRQDSVDVVIWQDDKLLQVPSAYSQINMMQKIRFQPNERWDFQYGFHYSETSPYGRYDRHTRVRNGTARYAEWDYGPQIWMMNNLNINHTANNSVFDQLSLRLAHQWFEESRIDRSFNSNERNTQSEEVGAYSANLDFIKGTGERNTLFYGVEYVLNDVNSKGEVTDVPTEVSVTGPARYPKSTWQSMAVYVTDEFKAADNFTLSAGARYNYVLLDAEFDTTFYPFPFTEANLKNGALTGSIGGVYRPDDSWVISANLGSAFRAPNVDDVGKVFDSEPGSVVVPNPNLKPEYAYNADLGIAKVFNDVIKVDVTGYYTSLKNALVRRDFKLNGQDSIIYQGELSQVQAIQNAAVAHVYGVQAGVEVKLPKGFGFSTDVNFQKGEEELDNGETSTSRHASPFFGVSRLNYKANKLHMELNVNYQGKYDFDELPEGEKEKTEIYALDKNGDPYAPAWYTLNFKALYKLTDTFDVSGGIENLTDQRYRPYSSGISGAGRNFILSITAHF from the coding sequence ATGAAAAAACTATACATGCTATGGTTATTGTTGGTTATTGTGGGAACTTCCTACGGACAAACCATTACCATAACAGATGCGCAGAACAACGAACCGGTGGAGTTGGTTACCCTTAGCGCAAATTCAAAATTATATGTTACCACAAATGCCAAAGGCAAGGCTGATGTTTCAGCATTTAAGAATGCCGAAAAAATTGAAATACGCAGTCTTGGCTATAAAACGGTGGTAAAGAGTTATAGCGAGCTGGAGGCAGAGGGGTTTTCTCTTTCGCTTGAAATTTCAAACTTAAATCTTGACGAGGTAGTTATCTCTGGATCTCGATGGCGGCAGAGCAGTGATGATGTTCCGTCAAAAATAATTTCTATTTCATCGAAAGATGTAGCCCTTCAAAACCCACAGACAGCCGCCGACTTATTGAGTATTTCTGGGAAAGTATTTGTTCAGAAAAGTCAGCAAGGTGGAGGCAGCCCCATGATTCGTGGTTTTGCAACAAGCCGTTTGTTATATTCTGTGGATGGCGTTAGGATGAACACGGCAATTTTCCGTTCCGGAAATCTTCAAAATGTTATCAATCTGGATCCTTTTGCCATTGAAGGCACCGAGGTGCTTTTTGGTCCCGGCTCAGTAATTTACGGTAGTGATGCCATTGGGGGGGTAATGAGTTTTCAAACCTTGACGACACGACTTTCACTAACCGAGTCGCCATTGGTAACAGGAAAGGCCAATGTGCGCTATTCTTCTGCCAACAACGAAAAAACAGGACATTTTGATGTGAATCTGGGTTTCAAGAATTGGGCATTTGTCACTAGTATCACGTCGTGGGATTATGACCATTTGCGCCAAGGAAGCCACGGGCCCGAAGAGTATATTAAGGATTATTATGTACAACGACAGGACAGCGTGGACGTCGTGATCTGGCAGGATGATAAACTGTTGCAGGTTCCCTCGGCCTATTCGCAAATAAATATGATGCAGAAAATTCGCTTTCAACCAAATGAGCGTTGGGACTTTCAGTACGGATTTCATTATTCGGAAACTTCACCTTACGGAAGGTATGACAGGCATACGCGTGTTCGCAATGGCACTGCCCGTTATGCCGAATGGGATTATGGCCCGCAGATTTGGATGATGAATAATTTAAACATAAACCATACTGCAAACAATTCGGTTTTTGACCAATTGAGCCTTCGCTTGGCACACCAGTGGTTTGAGGAGAGCAGGATAGACCGCTCGTTTAACAGTAATGAACGCAATACACAAAGTGAAGAAGTGGGGGCTTACTCCGCAAACCTTGATTTTATAAAGGGTACGGGAGAGCGGAATACTCTTTTTTACGGTGTGGAATATGTGCTGAACGATGTAAATTCCAAAGGAGAAGTAACAGATGTTCCAACAGAAGTTTCTGTAACTGGGCCGGCTCGGTATCCAAAATCCACGTGGCAGTCAATGGCTGTATATGTAACCGACGAGTTTAAAGCAGCCGATAATTTCACATTAAGTGCTGGCGCACGCTACAACTATGTGTTGTTGGACGCTGAGTTTGACACTACTTTTTACCCCTTTCCCTTCACAGAAGCCAATTTAAAGAATGGCGCGCTTACCGGGAGCATTGGTGGGGTATATCGTCCAGACGATTCGTGGGTAATAAGTGCCAATTTGGGAAGCGCGTTTAGAGCGCCAAATGTAGATGATGTGGGAAAAGTTTTTGATTCAGAACCTGGTAGCGTTGTTGTTCCCAATCCAAATTTGAAGCCTGAATATGCCTACAATGCAGACTTAGGAATTGCAAAGGTTTTTAATGATGTTATAAAAGTAGATGTTACTGGATATTACACATCCCTCAAAAATGCCTTAGTGCGCAGGGATTTTAAATTGAATGGACAGGACAGCATTATATATCAGGGCGAATTGAGCCAAGTGCAAGCAATTCAAAATGCAGCCGTGGCACATGTATATGGGGTGCAGGCAGGCGTGGAGGTGAAATTGCCCAAGGGTTTTGGCTTTTCAACAGATGTAAACTTTCAGAAAGGTGAAGAGGAATTGGACAATGGAGAAACCAGTACTTCACGCCACGCTTCACCATTTTTCGGTGTTTCGCGCTTAAATTATAAAGCGAATAAGTTGCATATGGAGCTGAACGTGAATTATCAAGGGAAATATGATTTTGACGAGTTGCCCGAGGGAGAAAAGGAGAAGACGGAAATCTATGCGCTTGATAAAAATGGAGATCCGTATGCCCCCGCTTGGTACACCCTTAACTTTAAGGCCCTTTATAAGTTAACGGATACCTTTGATGTGAGTGGCGGGATTGAAAATCTTACCGATCAACGTTATCGACCCTATAGTTCGGGAATTTCGGGAGCTGGAAGAAATTTTATTCTTTCAATTACGGCACATTTTTAG
- a CDS encoding STAS domain-containing protein gives MTLHSFLTNRFLSLEGRLYSGNLSEVQFKIEAALDKTQSLIIDLDALEKFDQAGAYMLYIASEKARENNKEIILFCRENDKVKSIFSFVGIQYYSKIPKKYPYIGFLNHSH, from the coding sequence ATGACATTGCATAGTTTTTTAACCAACCGTTTTTTAAGTTTAGAAGGCAGATTATACAGTGGCAACCTTTCGGAGGTTCAGTTTAAAATTGAAGCCGCACTGGACAAAACCCAATCCTTAATCATTGATCTGGATGCCCTGGAAAAATTTGACCAGGCAGGGGCTTATATGCTTTATATTGCTTCGGAAAAGGCACGGGAGAACAACAAGGAAATTATTCTGTTTTGTAGGGAAAATGATAAGGTGAAATCTATTTTCTCTTTTGTGGGAATTCAATATTACTCAAAAATTCCAAAAAAATATCCTTACATCGGCTTTTTAAATCACTCACATTAA